The Dermacentor andersoni chromosome 1, qqDerAnde1_hic_scaffold, whole genome shotgun sequence genomic interval ATGCAGCTAACATGTGGGACTCAACGTACTTTTTCATGCGTACATATGTGGGCCACTTAATTTTCTTGCAGTCATTAAATTCCTAGCACTCACGCAGCTATCTGTGCCCAAGCTCTCCAAGGAATACACAACTACAATGTACTGGAGCGAAAACTTTTGAGAGCAACATCCCACATGGTGTAGCAGTCGCTGTGCTTATTAGCCAACAGGGAAGATAACGTGGAACAGCCGACGCACGTCACGGTGACGGGCGTCAGCTCTTCAGCAACCAAATACAAAAGCAACAATCTTAGTTGGAGCAGCAGGGGTTACGGTGGGCGGAGGTCAGGGGCCCACTGTTACCCAGAGCTTTACTACGCATTTTCACTAGGCTCCAAAACTGACGAATAAGAGACACTACAACAGCGTCAGGCTGTaccgttccttttttttattcttgaagaAATGGCTTGAAAGGAGCCTTTGTACAGAATGATGAAACGGGAGAGTACCGACAACACTCTAAAAGACAGCATCACcggacatgcacacacacatgcacgcgcacatACATACGTTCGATAATTTACAACACCTTGCTAAAGACGAGCTCCATAAATAATGAAAGCACACCAAGACAGACACACAACAGGGAACAAATGATTGCACATAATACTGGCTCCCGCAACAGCAGCAGCGCCATCGTGGATGATGTCCACCATAACTTATATTACCCTTCTGTACAGTCCTCGCGTGATAAGTTATGCGTCCGTGCGCCCTATGTACACTGGTGGGGGGATGGGGCCTACGTCTCTGTCTTGAGCGGCGGCGTGGGGGGCTTCTTGGATAGGTTGAGCGGCTGCGGCCCGTCCTGGGTCGGGACTAGCGGCGGGCTGGGCTGCGGGCTGTAGGGGCAACGTGGTGGCGAGCCCCAGCCCTGGAAGAAGCCCTGCGGACCCTCGTTGCGCATAATGATGTTATGAATGAGGTCGGTGCGCTTTAGCTGCTGCTCGTTGAGGAAGCGCGGGGCTTGCTGCAGCCGGCCCACGAGCGTGCTGTGACTCGAGGCCAGGTCTGCCGAGCTCGAAGCGGCCTCCTTGCGCACAGCACGGAGCTTCTTGTGGTGCCGGTACGCCTCCTCCATGAGCTGGTGCGGGCTGACGAGCGGCGGCGCCTGCAACGCACGCTTCAGCACCGGCATGTCCTCGTCGGCACGGTCCGGCTCGTCGGCCGCCTTGTCGTCCAGCGAACGCGGGCTCGAGCACACAGACGCGCTGGGCGTGCAGCAGCCGGGCTCCTTGCCGCTGTCGATGCCAGAGTCCGTGGGCGAGTCGAGCCGGCGCACCTTGGCGAACGGCTTGGCTGGGCTGTCCGGCGAGTAGTCGGTGCTGCTTGAGAACGAGCCCGAGCGCACGGGACTCTTGGCACCATCTAGCGAGTTGGTCGACGAGGCCACTGAGTGTGGGCTGGCCGGGCTCCAGTCTTCGGACGTGCCCCACTGCTCCAGGTACGGGGGCGTCGCCGGCTCCATCTTGTAGGCCAGCAGTTTCTCCGAATGCAGCGTGTTGAGCGTGCGCAGGTCGGGCACCTTCTTGAGCAGTTCGGCGCAAAGCTGCGGTCGGTCGGGGTGGCCCGCGGCAACGGCCTTTTGCAGCACCTCGCTCAGGCGCCGCTGCATTTTCTGCACCAGGTCAACGTTTCGGAGTCCGGGCCGGTCTGTACAATGACAAGAGGGGACACCGTCATTTGAGGTCGCCCATAACAGCGCGCTGACACAGTCGGGCTCTGAGCGTGCGACAGTACTCACCGGGTGCAATGACCACGACGGAGCAGAAAAGCCCCAGCTCGGCGTCCGACAGGCCCAGGGAGTTGAGCCGGTCGGCGAAGTCGAACATGGAGTCAAGCAGGAACCGGGCGTTGCTGGCCGAATGCAGCGACTCGCGAAGGAGCACCTGGCCGTTGAGACACACCATGGAGCTGCTACGGTTGTCAAACATGCAGGCCAACCGCACCAGGAGTACTTCGAACACGCCAGCCTTGAGCAGCGTCACTTGGTCATCTTGTGCCAGGAGACTGAAGCCAGGAATACGCTTCGCGAACTCCACCACACCGCGGATTGCAGGGGAGAAGCGTTCGGAGAAGTCCTCCATTAGCCGCGGGGCTCCATTGCCTTCGGCTGGTTGCGTAGTAGGGTTCAGCGGACATGCCTGCAGGAGAACGGCGAACAGAAATTTAATCTCCGATGCCAGTGTTACTGTCGAGTTGTGCATACACCCAAGATTATAATATCTACAGGTGGCTCGCCCTTGATGAGAGTGCGTGTCACCTGTCGCCATTGCGATTCACTTGATCCATCACAACAACCAACGCGGAGATGTCAGGCACAAGCTTTCGGGCCTAAACTCCAATCGAGGCGTACCATGAACTTGCAGCATGCCCACACTGACCAGACCTCTGTGTGAGCTAGCTAGCGCGTTCGTGGTACACTCACGAATGACCAGAAACAGCAAATGTACTTACCAGCTGTGGAGGGCACAAGGTGTAGACGGGGTGGGATCGGGCGCGCTCCAGAAGGGGTGCAACCTTGTCGCTGGTGAAATCGCAGGTCTCCTCGTGTGCACGCACCACAGTTTCAAATAGCCGCATTTCGTCTTCTAACTCCACAGCCAACGCCTTTTCTTGCGAGCTGGCGTTCACCTTCTGCATAGCAGCGAGGATCTTCGCCTTCTCACGCTTCGGCACTCGTCCAAACCTCACGGCTGCGtgcgaaaggaaagaaaaaggactACAATTAGACACGCGCACTCGCAACTGCATCACATTTTCTTGCGCTAACGAACTCTGCGAACCAGCGAGACAAGATAGGTGCACGTCGGCGCGGCCCGCACGTTAATTACACATTACACAATACGCTCATCACGCTGACGTTCCCCGATCGAATGCAAAACCGAAGCGACCGCGTACCTCGCATGGCCATCCTATCGCAACGCGCGAGAAACGAGCAGCACCGGCACTGTCCCGGCGGCGACTCCGGCGAACGCGCGCGCTCCGACACTTCCGAGGGCACGCGCACGCGGAGCACGCCGAACAGCGTCCGCACTGCTCTCCGGCGGCGAACGCGAGACTCGAACGAGCGCGACACCGCGCGGCGCAGTCTCCCCGCTCCCCTACGCTTTTCCGATCAACAGATGGAACAGTTCCATAGACACACGCTTACGTTTTCCGTCGACATAGTACAGGTAACCCGTGTTCCCCGGCCTAGGATCCGGAGCCATCATCATGGTCGCACCAGGCCCGCGGTCCGAGCTCTTGTGCCTACTGCGTATCGGCGCTACCCATCGATGCTGCCGCCACAAGGAAGAGCGCCAAGCGCCGGTGAAATAACGTCACTCCTTTTCCGCTTTCCCTCTCTAGCTCCTGCCCTTGAACTTGTTTAATAACGCCCGCGCGGCGACCTACTTCTGAGTCGACCTTGACGGTGCGCCATCTACCGCAGGAAACAGTCAGCTTCCGACGTAGCCGACCGCTCCGCCATCTATCGGGGTAGAAGGCAAATACCCTTGTCGATACCCGACGCCCGCGAAGTTTGCGCTATGTCGGTGGTCTGCCAGGTTCTGCCACGGCGGATGAAAACGACTGCTCCCTTACAACACGCTATAGCTGACGCAGTAACAATTGCACCGGTTTTATACGGAGAACATAAGACACGACGCCAACTACAAACACATAGTTTGCCGTTGTCTCGTGTAAACAATCAAAACGGACTTACCATCACGAGACATGCCGACTGCGATGCATTTCTTGAGCCTGCAGTACTGGCACCGGTTCCTGTTGATACGTAGGATTGAGCATTGTTGATTTTTGGTGCAGGGTCGGTACTGAATTTTCTGCTGGATGCTCCTCCGGAAAAAGCCCTGCAAATAAGAACAAAGAACGCTCTTTTGTTTAGCTTTCGGAAGGGTGCGAAAGCTGAACTAGAAGCTTGCAAACGGCATACCCCCGAAACAAATTATAGTTTACGGAGAGCAGTGTACTAAGTGGCATTGGAGCCGTGACAAGAGCACTACGAAAGCGACACAAAAGGTCCGGCGTAGCGGTGCTCGCAGAGGCCAAGTGCGGCACCGCTTTCCGGGGCATGTGGCAAGCACCAAAACAAGGGCCGTGCACAGGAAGTGACCGGACGAGCAAAGCTTTCCGCGTCCCAATAGCTCAGTTTTGTTTTTCCGACGCTCCTAGGAGAGGAGGGTTGTTTTGACCGTGACCCCGGCGCCGAAAAAAAATGGCGCGGTTCGCTGACCTGAAGGGCGTTCAACCCGGCCTGACGAAGAGAGGGCCAATAACTTTCTATCTCCGCTGACGGCAGCCAATAGGAGCGCGCGGCGGCCAGCCAATGGCCGCACTGGAATATGTGATTTTGGGTCTCGCGAGAGCATTCACCTCCTAGAGTTGAATGAACGCGTCAAGGACACACCTGCTCGTCGCTATGGGAACAGCCAGGGTGACGGGCCGCTCTTTTGGGGAACTGGAGCAGAGGACAAATTCTGGGGGAGCGCGAAACTAGTTCACAAAAGGGACACAGAAGGCTTCGAGGCGAACAAAGCTGTTTCGAGCGCTTTGTTCGCTTCCTCGCCCATGGGTGCGCCCGGATGAGAGGAACCTTTTATGAAACTTATGGGTCAGGCCGGGTAGTGCACGGAAAGTGAAATACTGGGATGACGTCACTTGCACACAAGCTTGTTCCAGTAGGAGGTACATGCGAGTGTTTAGTGAACAAAACGTCATCTCACAAAAATCTCTTTAAATTTGTGTTCAATGCTGTCACGAAGATGCCTGACAGTATTGAACACAACAAACATTGGCAAGCTTTTATCTGTTTTCACATAAACATTTCGCAATACGACACTTAACACATGGGCTAGTGCGAGCAAGTGTGCGAAGCAGTTGTTTGCACATatacttttgtacattcagctgTGGTCATTGCAGCGGCACAAACAACTGCTTTGCTGTAAGACATTTCTATGGCTGGCGTCTTTCTGCAAGTATTTGAAAAAGGCGCCTTCCGTTGCAAGATTCTCAAAAAGGTGGCTACATTTGCGAGAAAACGCTCACCTTGCATCCTTCGCAGGAGTGAACGCCATAGTGGAAGCCACTGGCCTTGTCCCCACATACTCGGCACAACACGGTGGTCCCGTCGAATTCTGaacaaggaagaaagaaaaaaagacgggcAGGGGTTCAGAGCGGGGCTTTCTCAGCGATGTTTTGTGGACGCTCCCCAGCCGCCTGCTCCCCATTCCCCACGCCGGCGTTGCTAAGAGCAACCAAGATGGCGCTCACGCGGCGCTAGCTCACTCGGTCAACGAACTCGCGGGGCGCGCGCTTTCTCCCTCTCCCGAGCCTGCACACTGGGTCAGTGAACTCCTCCGATAAACATTTTTTCGTCTCGTCGCCATGGAAACCCGCGGGTATTCGGGTCAACGACTCTCGGGGAACAAAAGTCCCTAGGAGCACGCCGCTCGGAGCCGCGCGACGAAGCCGGGGCTTCGCCGGCGACTTCGGGCGGCACGGAGGCGAGCCGTCGCCGGAGTCCCTCTGCCAGCGGCTGGTCGGACCGCGGCGGCAGCGTACAACTCCGGCGGCTGCTCGGTTCGCGCGACGACGCAGCAAAACCTTACTGTTTGCGGGCAGTACGCAGGGACAGCATCATCACGCGAAGCCACACACAGACGTCGGTGCGTAATCCTGTGCGCCAAAGACGACGACGAGGCCCACGGAACACACACCTATTTTGAGATCAGCGTCCTTTCGCtcgagctgctgctgctggaaCGGCAACGTCGCCAGGAGCTGGAGATCCTTCTCGGTGAGAATCATGGCGAGCGAGCGGCGGTCTAGCACATCCGTTCACGAGAGCGCTCCGCCGGAGAACTGCCGCTTCCTTCCGCTCCTCCGAGTGACAGTGAAAGTAGACGGGCGGCAAACCGGTTTCGGCGCGGCCGACGACGCAGCCCGACTTGTCGGCGCGGAGAAAGCAGGCCAAATCGTACAGCTCAAGTTCACCGCTACTAGTTTTGTGCGCGGGGCTCCGCTCCTTCCCTCGCCATGTTGATTGACGTGAGCGCCGGCGAGGGCCAATAGGAGCGCGCGGCGCCGGAAGCTGATTGGCCCGGCGGAACTGCGCCCGCCCCCTTAGGAGTTCGATGACCCAGCCACTACGCCAGTGTGTCGCTAACCTCGCGTTTTATGGATCAATATTTGGTGTCAACGCTCCACGTGAAATACTTTTTTCAAGGGTGCAAACTTCCCGCTGCCACAAAAGCGGCTCGGTCACTGACATGGCAGCCATTGCTGTGGACGGACTTGTCTCCGCCCAGGGGCCTGGGCCCTGGGCTCCCTCGGAgtcgcgtgtgtgtgttttctttttttcgtctgtttGTTTGCAGGGTTGTTATCCTCTCCACTTTCCCTCCCTCTCCCGCCATCGTTTTCTCCGGTTGACGCGGCGCCTCAGGTCAGGCACCCGGAGCGCCGTGTTTTTCCTCGATGCGTGGCTGCATAGCAGAAAGAAGCGTTGCCTTTCCGAGTTGCCCTTTCTTGGTGCGCGGCGCTGCTGAACTCCGTGTGACGCGCCTTAGGCCTAGGGCGCGTTCCACGTCGCACCTGTTTCtcgcggcgctttcggcggcTGCTCGGCGCGTCTCGCGCGACATTTGATTTCTTGTCTTCGGCGCGCGCCGCACTGAACCCTTTATTATTCAGCGCAACAGCGGTCGCTGTTATTACTCGATGCCGTGTTGCATTGAAATGTTTGAATGCTGTTCGGTACACGCTTCCCTTAACATACAAGGAAATGCCGTCGCGATGAGCTTCCAGTTGACGATGAACATAGCTGGTATTTGTTTTGCTTTTGACATCGTACTTGCCACATTTTTTTATGCTCATACAATATtggcactgcacttcaaccacgCTTGCTTCTACTAACAGCGCAAACTATTTACGTGACGTTTTTTTAATATTACTGATATCTAGCAAAAAAGTATTTCAGATTTTAGCACTTAGGGAAGCGTCGATGCCAAGTTATTGAATCTTGCAATATCAGTAAACGCATATCGcctggtgttttctttttctcgttgaTGTCTTCAGCCATAAATCTGATTGCGTGCTCATGTGTTCATTCACCGGCGCTTGGCCTAGCTCAACGGGGCGGGGCCCCTTATCGGTTACTAACGCAGCTTCCCGGCTGATAGCGCAGCGGCTTCGCGacgcttgcctttcctttcttggacGCATATTTTCGCCCTCGCGTCGTTTACCACCCGAGAGCCTTCCGCTATTACATTTTTTTCTGCGGTACCAGAGCGAGCGCAATCTTCGGTAACCAGCAGGAAAAGGCGCGCGTTGCGCAAGCGTGCGCGGCGTGCCCAACAGGCTCAGAGTTACTCGAAAGCGCCGACTTGGAGCCCGTGTCCAGAGGCTGGGGGGTCCGACAAAGGCGCGTTTTTCGAGGAAGGCGGCCGCATTTTTGCGGGTCCTTTTGTATGCCTCCTCCGCACTGGTTTTTGTGGGCGCACCGCCACACCCCTCGGCTTCCCAGAACTCCGGCTATGGCCCAGTTCCCCTCCTTACGGGGCTGACCTGCGAGAGAGCCCGTTCAAGGCCGTAGGTCGATGCACTGCCATCGGCTGACCTTGGACGCCGCTCGCCTGCCTCGCTCGGCTGGAAAGCCTTGAAACTCGGTCAGAGAGCCCCGTGTTGTGTTTTCGTTCGCACGCGTCCCCAGGTGCGAACGGAATGCGGCCCTGGCTTACTGGAAAACCCTGGCGCCTTTCGCCGGACAATCCGCCCGCGCATTTCTGACGCTCTGCCGCCACCAAGGCTCTATACTACAGCGCGCGTCGCGGCACTGATGTGGCCCGATGAATGCCTGCGATTCCTCCAGATCGTAGCCACTAGTGCAATGATATCGTCTTCAGCGAAGTCGACATCGAGCAACACGAACTCTAAACAAATAGTATGACGCGCCCAGCTTTGTTACGTTTCAAGTCGTTGCAAGGGCACTGACgcacttaaaaaaataaagttgccGCTCAAGGAATGAGAACGCTCCCGATACAGCAAAACTGTAGTTACATTTCTACGCATGCAGCCACGTTCCTTATGCGTCAATTACCACTGCTAGGAAAAAGGTATATTGTACGAATTCATGCACTCTATAGAGACAAAGAAAGGAATGGGAGAATAAGGCTGTGATTGCCAAGGAAAACCTGAACGATTATTTTTTTTGGCAGTATCACATGTACACCTCAAGCATTTTTATGTATTTCTTAGACACTTGCATAACGATGCAGTCGTTGTCGTCTTGCACAGCTACCGCACGCCATAATTTTGTAGCGATTCATTTCTTGCCTGCGAGTGAAACAGGGGCAGCCAGTGCGTTTCTGATCTCCGTAGCTCGCTCAATCAACGCGCCCTTCCGCTAAGCGCGTTCTCTCTTTGCTTGTGAGGGGTTATCGGGGCCGTTCGCATGACGCCCAACTTTGCCTACGCAGCGCAAATAGCCTTCGTCTTCGCACGGGGCCTAGGGGAACGGACCAACTGGGGCCTATCTGGTGCCGCCTGCGATACGGCCCCTGGTCTGTCCCAAAAAGTGTGGGAGCAAGGGCCACGGCGGCAGTGGCATAAGCGCGTGCCGACGACCTTGCGGAAGCAAGCGCCCCGCGCGGTGACCGAGCAGCTCGGTTCGTCGTCCGGAGGAAAGTGAACCCGTCACTAGGACAACGCTCGCGCTTCCGGCCGTTGACCGGCCCCTCTCTCACCGCCACCCCCCCTGCGGGCGCCTTTTGTCAGGGCCCGAAGATAATCGCAGGTCGAGGAACTCGATCCCGCCGGCCGCACGAAGAGAAAGTGCGAGCGCCGCGCTCTGCGCACCCCTCCTCGCCACGGGGCTCCGACCCGGGTCTCTACTAGCGGCCTGGCGCAAGCGAGACCTGCAATTCGCGCACCTCCGTTACTAAATGGGATGTTTCAGATGCATACCGCTGCAAGAGAAAATAGCAGTTGACGCCATCCGTGTTGTGAACTGGTTACCGCAGCGCGTGGGTACTCGTTGCTACAATTATTTGCAGCTTTAGGGTTCCAGCACCCTTGCGGACGACGTTTTTGGGCTGAGCAAATTCGCAGTTCCTAGGGGACCTACTACATGAGCGTGCCTTTGCTAACTCCTTGCCGTGTCCGCCGACACTCGTCTTCCCATACAATTTCTCACTCCGTCGCAATAATCGCAATTAATGACCGCAAGCGCCCAATAATGCGTCTTAGGTGCGGCGAAATAAGCGCTAGAACAGCTggccgagcaaaaaaaaaaagtggggagagtgggggggggggggggtgaacaaGCAAGCGCATATCACATCGTCGCTTGCTTTCAAGTCATTGAAAGCATGCACACAGAGCAAAATGTGTTCGATACCACAGCTGCGATCACTATCTGAAGCCGTGAGCTTTCCTGACGCCCCCCTCCCCATGACCGCGAATTTTTCGTGGATGCAAGATTAACGCTCGGCAAAATGGGGAGTCAAGCAGAATATAGGGACAGGAAGTAAGAGGACAAGGACGCGCGGTTCTCGCCCCGCTGTGCGCGGACAGGCTTGGCGGCGCATACTGCATTGTCTGCGAGTGCGCAAAGTGGGTGCGCCCCACTCCTCCCGTCCCTTCTTTGCAGGGTGCGAGCGCCTTCCTGGGCGCCTTGGTCGACAACTTCCTCTGACACACGGTCCGAGCGCCGCGGCGCTCGGACTTCCTCCGGTGTTGCCCACGCCGACATCTCTGCATACCCAAGCTGCACATGCTTCAGCTGTTTCCAGAGCGTTGCACTGGCTGGAAACGGCAATGAGCACATGCCCGTGTCGGGAAGCTGCAGCACCTTCCTCCAGATCGTCAGTCCTTGTTTGATTGTTCTAAATCGCTCCCACccccgctttctctctctctctccccgcgaCGTTGGCCGCAGCGCTATTCTCTCTCCGGGGTTGCTGCCGTTGTTTGGATGCGTCGAGTGGTTCACTGACCTCAACGCGCCCGTCGTCGTCGTGCTATCGGCACTCGAGAAAGATAGGCGCCTGCCCTCCTTATTTAGACCTGAGACCGACAGGCTGCTACGGAGTTACCGACTTTCACTGAAAGGGGTTCCTTTATGGGCACGGCATTGTAAAAATTAGGAGGAAGAATTGGTAAACGAAAACTTGACAGCGGCCGGCGCAGGCGAGAGCCATACGAGGTGCAAATACCCGATCCCCACGTGTTCCATGGTATTGTAATGTAACCGCTGACCGGAGAGAAAGGACAAGTTAGAAACTacgaagtatttttctttttattttattcagcTATCTCTGGTCTGGCTTGGTCGCGACCACCGACGGCTTTCATTTTTACGGTCCAGACATCGTGGCTTTTTAAACATCGTGGTTCGATGTGCATTCCTAACAGTCCACTAGATTTCTCGTTCGGAGTTGCCAAGCAAGGTGATGCTCTCGACGTTATCAGTTACAGCACAACTGGGTTCTAAACTGAAAACCAACAAGTTAATTGCTGGAAAGCAAGTACGTTCACTAAAATTATATAGCGTGCTTGGAACCGAAGCATCCGCTACTATAGCATCTCGGAAATATTCGTTCTTATATCGCATAAGCACACATCGGTATATTGTGCGCAGAAAGTGATCGCCGCATAGCGTTTCTGAGGCAGAAGAGTTGTATTTCAATGAACGCCTAGTCACACCGGCCTTTCTGCGAAACTACAAAGCGGGCGGATGAGCACGGCGAACTGCGCATTGTTCCACCGTTCAATCACGACGTAAAAGCTATCTCGAACGAACTTGCCATGGAGAATTCAACAGCTTTCGAAGTGTCGAAAAGGTCAATTCTCATGTGAGCGCCACGTTTCACTAAGTTGTGCTTGTGCAAAATCGTTCTTTATACAGGCGGCGACCAATTCTGAGACAGAACGAGATTATAGCGAAGCCTCCGTTCAATAAGAAAAGCAGTtattacgaacgaaaagcttttcgACACGGAAATGAACATGTTGAACGAGCAGATTGTGAAATGACTCTAGAAGTGCGCCCACGCAGGGAAGAACACGCCGTGACCCTCCACCTCCCCCCCTCTCTTTATAcacgcaaaagaagaagaaaaaaggataCTATTTTTTTACCAATCTGACTTTCACTTAACACCTCTGCAGAAGACAGCTAATCCCCCTCTTAGCCGTTACGAGTCGACGTTGATAGTAGGTAACCGTACCGCTTCCGAGCACAAAGACATCGTGGGGGCCTTCTCTTGCATACAGCAGTCATTTGTTACGTCAGAAAGAGAACGAAGCAAACGTTATAGCCCCCTGCCTGGTTAAATCCATGAAATTCGCCAATGTCACACCGAAGCGTTCCGGTTGTGTGCACATTTTCTGTTGCCCAGTGGACTTACGCCCATGCCATtcatgagagagaaaaaaaaaagaaagaaaggctcggAACAATCGGCACGGTCGACGACTCTGCCGCATCCCTTCGCCCTATCGACCCTATTGACTGAGCAACCAATTGATTAGCCGCGAGCGAGGGGCTAGCGCCGCGtgcctgtgttctcgccgctgtcTGCAGTGCTTTTGCCGCGCCTGTTGGGGTCCTTGTTTGTTTTTGAACGAGAATAACGGCCGCTATCGCAGAGATCGGCGACACCTGCTTCACGGGCACTCGAGATGCCGGTTTTGCACGCGGCTGAGAAAACAACGTGCCCAGCTAGGCGCTCTAAA includes:
- the Eip75B gene encoding nuclear hormone receptor E75 isoform X2 gives rise to the protein MVQGLVQAKPSEPPHEGAIEFDGTTVLCRVCGDKASGFHYGVHSCEGCKGFFRRSIQQKIQYRPCTKNQQCSILRINRNRCQYCRLKKCIAVGMSRDAVRFGRVPKREKAKILAAMQKVNASSQEKALAVELEDEMRLFETVVRAHEETCDFTSDKVAPLLERARSHPVYTLCPPQLACPLNPTTQPAEGNGAPRLMEDFSERFSPAIRGVVEFAKRIPGFSLLAQDDQVTLLKAGVFEVLLVRLACMFDNRSSSMVCLNGQVLLRESLHSASNARFLLDSMFDFADRLNSLGLSDAELGLFCSVVVIAPDRPGLRNVDLVQKMQRRLSEVLQKAVAAGHPDRPQLCAELLKKVPDLRTLNTLHSEKLLAYKMEPATPPYLEQWGTSEDWSPASPHSVASSTNSLDGAKSPVRSGSFSSSTDYSPDSPAKPFAKVRRLDSPTDSGIDSGKEPGCCTPSASVCSSPRSLDDKAADEPDRADEDMPVLKRALQAPPLVSPHQLMEEAYRHHKKLRAVRKEAASSSADLASSHSTLVGRLQQAPRFLNEQQLKRTDLIHNIIMRNEGPQGFFQGWGSPPRCPYSPQPSPPLVPTQDGPQPLNLSKKPPTPPLKTET
- the Eip75B gene encoding nuclear hormone receptor E75 isoform X1, encoding MILTEKDLQLLATLPFQQQQLERKDADLKIEFDGTTVLCRVCGDKASGFHYGVHSCEGCKGFFRRSIQQKIQYRPCTKNQQCSILRINRNRCQYCRLKKCIAVGMSRDAVRFGRVPKREKAKILAAMQKVNASSQEKALAVELEDEMRLFETVVRAHEETCDFTSDKVAPLLERARSHPVYTLCPPQLACPLNPTTQPAEGNGAPRLMEDFSERFSPAIRGVVEFAKRIPGFSLLAQDDQVTLLKAGVFEVLLVRLACMFDNRSSSMVCLNGQVLLRESLHSASNARFLLDSMFDFADRLNSLGLSDAELGLFCSVVVIAPDRPGLRNVDLVQKMQRRLSEVLQKAVAAGHPDRPQLCAELLKKVPDLRTLNTLHSEKLLAYKMEPATPPYLEQWGTSEDWSPASPHSVASSTNSLDGAKSPVRSGSFSSSTDYSPDSPAKPFAKVRRLDSPTDSGIDSGKEPGCCTPSASVCSSPRSLDDKAADEPDRADEDMPVLKRALQAPPLVSPHQLMEEAYRHHKKLRAVRKEAASSSADLASSHSTLVGRLQQAPRFLNEQQLKRTDLIHNIIMRNEGPQGFFQGWGSPPRCPYSPQPSPPLVPTQDGPQPLNLSKKPPTPPLKTET
- the Eip75B gene encoding nuclear hormone receptor E75 isoform X3, translating into MMMAPDPRPGNTGYLYYVDGKPVRFGRVPKREKAKILAAMQKVNASSQEKALAVELEDEMRLFETVVRAHEETCDFTSDKVAPLLERARSHPVYTLCPPQLACPLNPTTQPAEGNGAPRLMEDFSERFSPAIRGVVEFAKRIPGFSLLAQDDQVTLLKAGVFEVLLVRLACMFDNRSSSMVCLNGQVLLRESLHSASNARFLLDSMFDFADRLNSLGLSDAELGLFCSVVVIAPDRPGLRNVDLVQKMQRRLSEVLQKAVAAGHPDRPQLCAELLKKVPDLRTLNTLHSEKLLAYKMEPATPPYLEQWGTSEDWSPASPHSVASSTNSLDGAKSPVRSGSFSSSTDYSPDSPAKPFAKVRRLDSPTDSGIDSGKEPGCCTPSASVCSSPRSLDDKAADEPDRADEDMPVLKRALQAPPLVSPHQLMEEAYRHHKKLRAVRKEAASSSADLASSHSTLVGRLQQAPRFLNEQQLKRTDLIHNIIMRNEGPQGFFQGWGSPPRCPYSPQPSPPLVPTQDGPQPLNLSKKPPTPPLKTET
- the Eip75B gene encoding nuclear hormone receptor E75 isoform X4, with protein sequence MAMRAVRFGRVPKREKAKILAAMQKVNASSQEKALAVELEDEMRLFETVVRAHEETCDFTSDKVAPLLERARSHPVYTLCPPQLACPLNPTTQPAEGNGAPRLMEDFSERFSPAIRGVVEFAKRIPGFSLLAQDDQVTLLKAGVFEVLLVRLACMFDNRSSSMVCLNGQVLLRESLHSASNARFLLDSMFDFADRLNSLGLSDAELGLFCSVVVIAPDRPGLRNVDLVQKMQRRLSEVLQKAVAAGHPDRPQLCAELLKKVPDLRTLNTLHSEKLLAYKMEPATPPYLEQWGTSEDWSPASPHSVASSTNSLDGAKSPVRSGSFSSSTDYSPDSPAKPFAKVRRLDSPTDSGIDSGKEPGCCTPSASVCSSPRSLDDKAADEPDRADEDMPVLKRALQAPPLVSPHQLMEEAYRHHKKLRAVRKEAASSSADLASSHSTLVGRLQQAPRFLNEQQLKRTDLIHNIIMRNEGPQGFFQGWGSPPRCPYSPQPSPPLVPTQDGPQPLNLSKKPPTPPLKTET